The Brevibacillus brevis genome contains a region encoding:
- a CDS encoding 3-hydroxybutyrate dehydrogenase yields the protein MEKLLEQQVAVVTGAASGIGLEIARTFAEEGAKVVILDLNGESAEAAAVQLQKEGHEAISFGCNVTDEAQMQECIQQTVQIFGRLDILVNNAGLQFVSPIEEFPTAKFEQMLSIMLTAPFVAIKHVFPIMKQQGHGRIINMASINGLIGFAGKAAYNSAKHGVIGLTKVAALEGAAAGITVNAICPGYVDTPLVQNQLADLAKTRNVPLEKVMEEVIYPLVPQKRLLQVKEVANYAAFLASKKASGVTGQAVVIDGGYTAQ from the coding sequence ATGGAGAAGTTGTTGGAGCAACAGGTAGCAGTAGTAACAGGGGCTGCGAGCGGAATTGGATTGGAGATTGCCCGGACGTTTGCCGAGGAAGGGGCGAAAGTCGTCATACTGGACTTAAATGGGGAATCAGCGGAAGCAGCAGCTGTCCAATTGCAAAAGGAAGGCCACGAAGCAATCAGCTTTGGCTGTAATGTCACCGACGAGGCACAAATGCAGGAGTGCATCCAGCAGACAGTCCAAATTTTTGGCAGACTTGATATCTTAGTGAATAATGCCGGATTGCAATTTGTCTCTCCAATAGAAGAGTTTCCGACTGCAAAATTTGAACAAATGCTCAGTATCATGCTGACAGCGCCTTTTGTTGCGATTAAACACGTGTTCCCCATTATGAAGCAACAAGGTCATGGCCGTATCATCAATATGGCTTCGATCAACGGCTTGATTGGCTTTGCGGGGAAGGCAGCGTACAACAGTGCCAAGCACGGAGTCATCGGGCTTACCAAGGTTGCAGCCCTGGAAGGTGCAGCGGCTGGTATTACGGTAAATGCCATTTGTCCGGGGTATGTCGATACGCCGTTGGTACAAAACCAATTAGCCGATTTGGCTAAGACAAGAAATGTGCCGTTGGAAAAAGTGATGGAAGAAGTCATCTACCCGCTGGTGCCGCAGAAGCGACTGCTGCAAGTAAAGGAAGTAGCGAACTACGCTGCCTTTTTAGCTAGCAAGAAAGCGTCAGGTGTCACGGGTCAGGCTGTCGTCATCGACGGCGGGTATACAGCGCAGTAA
- a CDS encoding GntP family permease — MIIEVLSILISLGLLMFFAYRGYPVIVFAPIFTLLAVVLSGISLLPSYTETFMTNAANYVKSFFPIFLLGAIFGKVMELSGAASSIAHTIVKALGSNRAILAVVLACSILTYGGVSLFVVAFAVYPFAAAIFREANIPKRLIPGTIALGAFTYTMDALPGTPQIQNIIPTTYFGTDAYAAPVVGTIGAIMVFVGGMLWLERRRKQAVAAGEGYGEGHTNEPELIKNESYMNIWVAILPLALVLVGNYMFSRGIWTVETWYDSAILKESFKIEKVKNVVSSWSLIISLCLGIIAALLINVKQVKNKLASGLTAAAMGSLLAIFNTASEVGFGNVVKTLPGFKLIQGWIMGASDHPLVSEALAVNVLAGVTGSASGGMSIALEVMGKQYLEMANAAGISPELLHRIASMSSGGMDTLPHNGAVITLLAITGLTHRQSYKDIFAITVLKTAVVFILAFAVSIF; from the coding sequence ATGATCATCGAAGTGTTATCCATCTTGATTTCGCTCGGTCTCCTGATGTTTTTTGCGTATCGGGGCTATCCTGTTATCGTATTTGCCCCTATTTTTACGCTGCTGGCCGTTGTCCTTTCCGGGATCTCTCTGCTGCCGAGCTACACCGAAACCTTTATGACGAATGCAGCAAACTATGTGAAATCATTCTTTCCTATTTTCTTACTGGGTGCCATTTTCGGAAAAGTCATGGAGTTGAGCGGTGCTGCCTCGTCCATTGCCCACACGATTGTGAAGGCACTTGGCTCCAATCGTGCAATCTTGGCTGTCGTTCTGGCTTGTTCGATTTTGACGTATGGCGGGGTCTCCCTGTTCGTTGTGGCATTTGCTGTGTATCCGTTTGCCGCTGCGATTTTCCGTGAAGCCAATATTCCGAAGCGCCTCATTCCAGGAACGATTGCGCTCGGAGCTTTTACGTATACGATGGACGCCTTGCCAGGTACGCCACAAATTCAAAACATCATTCCCACGACTTATTTTGGTACCGATGCTTATGCTGCACCTGTTGTTGGAACGATTGGCGCCATTATGGTTTTCGTTGGCGGGATGCTATGGCTGGAGCGCAGACGCAAGCAAGCTGTCGCTGCTGGGGAAGGCTACGGTGAGGGACATACCAACGAGCCAGAGTTGATCAAAAATGAATCCTACATGAACATCTGGGTCGCGATTCTCCCGTTGGCGTTGGTGCTCGTGGGTAACTATATGTTCAGCAGAGGGATTTGGACAGTAGAGACGTGGTACGATTCTGCGATCCTCAAAGAATCATTTAAGATTGAGAAAGTGAAAAACGTCGTATCTTCTTGGTCACTGATTATTTCGCTCTGTCTTGGAATTATTGCCGCGCTTTTAATCAATGTGAAGCAAGTCAAAAACAAGCTGGCTAGCGGTTTGACTGCAGCCGCGATGGGCTCTCTCTTGGCGATCTTCAATACGGCTTCCGAAGTTGGATTCGGAAACGTTGTGAAAACATTGCCGGGCTTCAAGCTCATCCAAGGTTGGATTATGGGGGCAAGTGATCATCCGCTGGTTTCTGAGGCACTGGCTGTAAACGTACTGGCAGGTGTGACAGGTTCAGCGTCGGGCGGTATGTCGATCGCACTGGAGGTTATGGGCAAGCAATACCTGGAGATGGCAAATGCGGCGGGAATCAGCCCTGAGTTGCTGCACCGTATTGCCTCGATGTCTTCTGGTGGTATGGACACATTGCCGCACAACGGAGCGGTCATTACACTGCTCGCGATCACTGGTTTGACTCATCGTCAATCGTACAAAGACATTTTCGCGATTACCGTTTTGAAAACGGCAGTCGTGTTCATCCTGGCATTCGCCGTGTCTATTTTCTAA
- a CDS encoding sigma-54 interaction domain-containing protein encodes MDWNLQQMSKLLEVVFENAHEPMIVTDKDGKILLLNRSYREFLNVQDVIGQPVTDVIENTRMHIVGQAGVAEIADIQQIKGQNMIAHRIPIMDEGKVIAVLGTVLFQDVQELTALAAMVAQLKDELTYYKKELRRRMGATYHFDQIVGYSQKLQELKKFSQKVAKSDSTVLITGESGTGKELFAHAIHAESKRKMGPFIRVNCAAIPDSLLESELFGYEEGAFTGAVRRGKKGKFELANHGTILLDEIGDMPLPLQAKLLRVLQEKEVERVGAVRTTPIDVRVIASTNSDMLQSIKEGKFRADLYYRLNVVSLSIPPLRERLEDLPELVSNLLKQLGESTGVVVRVIDEEVWNVLRGYSWPGNVRELKNVLERALHLIEDDVLKKEHIWLPVSEEGALASLSVPTHAVRPLKQVLEEAEQEALRQAMQQAGGNKLTAAKLLQISKSSFYEKWEKYQ; translated from the coding sequence TTGGATTGGAATCTCCAGCAGATGAGCAAATTGCTTGAGGTCGTTTTTGAAAATGCCCATGAACCGATGATCGTAACGGACAAGGACGGAAAAATACTCTTATTGAATCGGAGCTATCGGGAATTTCTTAATGTACAGGACGTGATCGGACAGCCAGTGACGGATGTCATCGAAAACACGCGGATGCATATTGTCGGTCAGGCTGGCGTTGCCGAGATCGCCGACATTCAGCAAATAAAAGGACAGAACATGATTGCGCATCGCATCCCGATCATGGACGAAGGAAAAGTGATTGCGGTTCTGGGAACGGTGCTGTTCCAGGACGTGCAGGAGCTCACTGCCTTGGCTGCGATGGTTGCTCAGCTGAAGGATGAGCTGACCTATTATAAGAAAGAGCTGCGGCGGCGGATGGGGGCTACCTATCATTTTGATCAAATCGTTGGGTACAGCCAGAAGCTGCAGGAGCTTAAGAAATTTTCTCAGAAAGTTGCGAAAAGCGATTCGACTGTGCTCATCACGGGCGAAAGCGGGACGGGCAAGGAGCTGTTTGCCCACGCCATTCATGCCGAGAGCAAGCGCAAAATGGGTCCTTTCATTCGGGTGAATTGTGCCGCTATTCCAGATTCTTTACTGGAATCAGAGCTGTTTGGCTATGAAGAAGGTGCGTTTACCGGAGCTGTTCGCCGCGGAAAAAAAGGAAAGTTCGAGCTGGCCAACCACGGAACCATTTTGTTGGATGAGATCGGGGACATGCCGTTGCCGCTGCAAGCCAAGCTGCTGCGCGTGTTGCAGGAAAAAGAAGTCGAGCGGGTAGGTGCTGTACGGACGACGCCAATCGATGTACGGGTGATCGCTTCCACGAATTCGGACATGCTTCAAAGCATCAAGGAAGGAAAGTTTCGGGCGGACCTCTATTATCGTTTGAACGTCGTGTCACTCTCGATTCCTCCGTTGCGCGAGCGTCTGGAGGATTTGCCGGAGCTGGTTTCGAACCTGCTCAAACAGCTTGGCGAATCCACTGGCGTTGTGGTCAGGGTCATTGATGAAGAGGTATGGAACGTACTTCGGGGCTACTCCTGGCCAGGCAATGTACGGGAGTTGAAAAACGTGCTGGAACGAGCCCTTCATCTAATCGAAGACGATGTCCTGAAAAAAGAGCATATTTGGCTGCCTGTATCTGAAGAAGGGGCGCTCGCATCCTTGTCGGTCCCAACTCATGCTGTTCGACCATTGAAACAAGTCTTGGAAGAGGCTGAGCAGGAAGCGCTTCGCCAAGCGATGCAGCAAGCAGGGGGGAACAAGCTTACCGCCGCCAAGCTATTGCAAATCAGCAAGTCCAGCTTTTACGAAAAGTGGGAGAAGTACCAGTAA
- a CDS encoding MmcQ/YjbR family DNA-binding protein, translating to MVHEQISSREGLKMVAAVRELAMRLPEVSEQVDAFGHTSFRVNDKPFVILGEGGTEGPSLSVKVLKTTQEILLAQEHFYKTPYIGHHGWVSILDKNVTSYDEIEDYIREGYMCAAPKRLVKQLQEQPR from the coding sequence ATGGTGCACGAACAGATTTCTTCTAGAGAAGGTTTGAAGATGGTAGCTGCTGTTCGCGAGCTGGCGATGCGGTTGCCAGAAGTATCGGAGCAGGTAGACGCATTTGGACATACATCGTTTCGCGTAAACGACAAGCCGTTTGTCATTTTGGGAGAGGGGGGCACTGAAGGCCCCTCCCTTTCTGTGAAGGTGCTGAAGACGACCCAAGAGATTTTGCTTGCGCAGGAGCATTTTTACAAGACGCCGTACATCGGCCATCACGGCTGGGTTTCGATCCTGGACAAAAACGTGACTAGCTATGATGAAATCGAGGATTACATACGGGAAGGCTACATGTGCGCGGCTCCCAAGCGATTGGTCAAGCAATTACAAGAGCAGCCTAGATAA
- a CDS encoding MFS transporter, translating into MSNVLKNSYVRAILLSAFLLQIGVWVRNMAILLYVMDHTGGDPYAVSMISVAEYAPIFLFSFLAGTFADRWQPRKTMVWCEVLSALSVVGVLLTFVYGSWKAIFFATLISAILSQFSQPSGMKLFKLHVPGEQLQVGMSAYQTIFAIFMVFGPIVGTFVFQQWGMEVAMVITAVAFLSAAGVLYLLPPDRVEKEEQQETALLGEMVSGIRYVFSSRVLSMLGFCFLAVGFSLGMIQPLGIFIVTEQLQLPKESLQWLITAQGVGMIAGGAMTMAAAKTIPPQKLLVMGLLGNAVAVAICGMSTNLWLTLVAQFVAGLLLPSIQIGINTMLLKNTESTFIGRVNGILTPLFTGSMVVMMSITGVLKVHLPLAVIYGIAAFLMIIGLSFILPLYRMREGNVVQSTEQTGV; encoded by the coding sequence ATGTCAAATGTTTTGAAAAACAGCTATGTCAGGGCTATTTTGTTATCAGCATTTCTGTTGCAAATCGGAGTATGGGTGCGCAACATGGCGATTCTGCTCTATGTGATGGATCATACAGGAGGCGATCCGTATGCCGTATCCATGATTTCTGTTGCGGAGTATGCGCCAATCTTTCTGTTTTCCTTTCTTGCTGGTACGTTTGCCGATCGCTGGCAACCGAGAAAAACGATGGTCTGGTGTGAGGTGCTCAGTGCTCTATCGGTTGTCGGAGTGCTGCTTACCTTCGTTTATGGCTCGTGGAAGGCCATCTTTTTTGCCACACTCATTTCAGCCATTCTCTCTCAGTTTTCCCAACCGTCCGGAATGAAGCTGTTCAAGCTGCATGTACCTGGTGAACAGCTTCAGGTAGGAATGTCCGCGTACCAGACTATTTTCGCGATCTTTATGGTATTTGGTCCGATTGTCGGTACGTTTGTGTTCCAACAATGGGGGATGGAGGTTGCCATGGTCATCACGGCAGTTGCGTTCCTCTCTGCGGCCGGCGTCCTGTATTTGCTGCCGCCAGATCGTGTTGAGAAAGAAGAGCAGCAAGAAACGGCACTGCTTGGGGAGATGGTCAGCGGGATTCGTTATGTGTTCTCCAGTCGCGTATTGTCAATGCTTGGCTTTTGCTTTTTGGCTGTGGGTTTCTCATTGGGAATGATTCAGCCGCTTGGGATTTTTATCGTGACCGAACAACTGCAATTGCCAAAAGAAAGCTTGCAATGGTTAATTACCGCTCAAGGTGTGGGGATGATTGCTGGAGGGGCCATGACGATGGCAGCTGCCAAAACGATTCCACCGCAAAAGCTATTGGTCATGGGGCTTCTTGGAAATGCGGTCGCAGTAGCGATTTGCGGGATGTCCACGAATCTGTGGCTGACGCTTGTTGCTCAGTTCGTCGCGGGATTGCTCCTGCCCTCCATTCAAATTGGGATCAACACCATGCTGCTTAAAAATACCGAGAGTACCTTTATCGGTCGGGTGAATGGAATACTGACCCCGTTGTTTACAGGCTCCATGGTCGTCATGATGAGTATCACAGGGGTATTGAAAGTGCATCTTCCGCTCGCAGTCATATACGGGATCGCTGCATTCCTGATGATCATTGGTCTCAGCTTTATTTTGCCGCTTTATCGTATGAGGGAAGGAAACGTGGTGCAAAGTACAGAACAGACTGGTGTATAA
- a CDS encoding alpha/beta hydrolase-fold protein, whose product MRGQLFADVCHHRALLVYLPPSYDKSTSRYPVMYVHDGGDLFDPAFSTALDVIEDRFAEGKIPELILVGIQPGNRRDDYTPWFSKAISPERNIDFGGQGDVYLSYVANECKAYIDSKYRTDPGPEKTGIIGFSLGGLISMYAAHQYPDVFTKIGSISGSYWYEGMVPFMREKKMYHPALRIYMDVGSKEGAKKQSVQKQMVPLTKEAHQILADSGFTANQLVLLIDDGADHLSESANARFPGALQWLWNEMEETEMELAKLIRERRSIHRFTDREVDPALVTELMDTAVWAPNYHMTQPWRFIVTYGEGKRRIAEAVRIMKEKREIDPAKKKEVGEKFYKKIMAIPMLMTVIMEESPNLITRQDDFASTSIVIHNFSLLAWEKGIGLTWETYPWIHEPEFREAMGIRPGEKVLGNLHIGYPAAIPGAQPRIPAAERITLVDKA is encoded by the coding sequence GTGAGGGGACAATTATTTGCAGACGTATGCCATCACCGGGCTCTGCTCGTATATTTGCCGCCATCCTATGACAAGAGTACGTCCCGTTATCCGGTCATGTATGTCCACGACGGCGGCGACTTGTTTGATCCTGCGTTTAGTACTGCACTTGATGTAATCGAAGATAGGTTTGCAGAGGGAAAAATTCCTGAGCTGATTCTCGTCGGCATCCAACCTGGAAACCGCAGGGATGACTATACGCCTTGGTTTTCCAAAGCGATCTCGCCTGAGCGCAACATTGATTTTGGCGGGCAAGGTGATGTGTATCTTTCTTACGTTGCCAATGAATGTAAGGCGTATATCGACAGCAAGTACAGGACAGACCCTGGGCCGGAAAAAACAGGGATCATCGGATTTTCGCTTGGCGGCTTGATTTCGATGTACGCTGCGCACCAATATCCAGACGTTTTCACGAAAATCGGCAGCATCTCGGGATCGTATTGGTATGAGGGCATGGTTCCGTTTATGCGGGAAAAGAAAATGTACCATCCCGCGCTGCGCATCTACATGGATGTTGGCAGTAAGGAAGGCGCAAAAAAACAAAGCGTCCAGAAACAAATGGTCCCGCTGACAAAAGAAGCGCATCAGATATTGGCTGATAGCGGCTTTACAGCGAATCAGCTCGTCCTGCTCATTGACGACGGGGCGGATCATCTGAGCGAAAGTGCAAACGCCAGATTTCCGGGGGCGTTGCAATGGCTCTGGAACGAGATGGAGGAGACAGAAATGGAACTGGCAAAATTGATTAGAGAGCGTCGTTCGATTCATCGTTTTACAGATCGTGAGGTAGACCCTGCGCTGGTTACAGAGCTGATGGATACAGCGGTGTGGGCGCCGAATTACCACATGACGCAGCCGTGGCGCTTTATTGTGACGTACGGGGAAGGCAAGAGAAGAATCGCTGAGGCCGTGCGGATCATGAAGGAAAAGCGTGAGATTGATCCTGCGAAAAAGAAAGAAGTCGGCGAGAAGTTTTACAAGAAAATCATGGCGATTCCTATGCTGATGACGGTCATTATGGAAGAAAGTCCGAACCTGATTACGCGTCAGGACGATTTCGCTTCGACCAGCATTGTCATTCATAACTTTAGCTTGCTGGCGTGGGAAAAAGGCATCGGTCTGACATGGGAGACATACCCGTGGATACACGAGCCGGAATTCCGCGAAGCGATGGGCATTCGACCAGGAGAAAAAGTGCTGGGGAACCTGCATATCGGTTATCCAGCCGCGATCCCTGGCGCTCAGCCGCGCATTCCTGCAGCAGAGCGCATCACACTTGTCGACAAAGCATAG
- a CDS encoding FecCD family ABC transporter permease, with protein sequence MPNRKGRFRLLFLVNIALILIAIYISLTNGVFDMTILDVIRTLLRIDPVAEYDLVIFDFRLPRIVIAALVGFGLGVAGTVIQGITRNGLADPGILGINAGAGAAIVAFMFFFGGQFMDASWYSIIAMPLFGLTGGLLAAGLIYIFAWRNGALDPQRLILVGIAIGSGLGAVALYLSLKMNPNDFEMATVWLSGSIWSANWTHIAGMLPWLVILIPVLMRKVHILDLLQLSEESVKNLGVSVEKERNILLLSSIGIVSACVSVSGGIGFVGLMAPHIAKRLTGIQHRYVLPLSGTIGMLMVVAADFIAKTVFTPIELPVGIVISIIGVPYFFYLLSRRKK encoded by the coding sequence ATGCCTAATCGAAAAGGTAGATTTCGTTTGCTGTTTCTCGTCAACATCGCCTTGATTTTGATTGCGATTTATATCAGCCTGACCAATGGCGTATTTGACATGACAATATTGGATGTCATCCGTACGTTACTGCGAATTGATCCTGTAGCGGAATACGATTTGGTTATTTTCGATTTCCGCCTGCCGCGGATTGTTATTGCGGCGTTAGTCGGCTTTGGCTTGGGGGTCGCTGGTACTGTCATTCAAGGGATCACCCGTAACGGGCTGGCTGATCCGGGGATATTGGGTATAAATGCTGGGGCAGGAGCTGCTATTGTCGCCTTTATGTTTTTCTTCGGTGGACAATTTATGGATGCGAGCTGGTATTCCATCATTGCTATGCCTTTGTTCGGTTTGACAGGTGGCTTGCTCGCAGCTGGACTGATTTATATATTTGCCTGGCGAAACGGAGCTCTTGACCCTCAACGGCTGATTCTGGTAGGGATCGCCATTGGCTCCGGATTAGGTGCCGTGGCGCTGTATCTCTCGTTAAAGATGAATCCCAACGATTTCGAAATGGCAACCGTCTGGCTTTCAGGAAGTATTTGGAGTGCCAACTGGACGCATATTGCAGGGATGCTGCCATGGCTTGTCATACTCATTCCTGTTTTAATGCGCAAGGTGCATATTCTCGATTTGCTTCAACTAAGCGAGGAATCCGTCAAGAATTTGGGTGTGTCCGTGGAAAAGGAGCGCAATATTCTTCTGCTGTCGAGTATCGGGATCGTGAGCGCGTGTGTGTCGGTTTCGGGAGGCATCGGATTCGTTGGTTTGATGGCACCGCATATTGCGAAGCGTTTGACGGGAATCCAGCACAGGTATGTTCTTCCCTTGTCAGGAACAATCGGAATGCTTATGGTCGTGGCAGCTGACTTTATCGCCAAAACCGTGTTCACACCCATTGAACTACCAGTTGGTATTGTCATTTCGATCATCGGTGTCCCGTATTTCTTCTATCTACTGAGCAGACGCAAAAAATAA
- a CDS encoding FecCD family ABC transporter permease, which produces MQSRKAASMIILSVSPVVILLTILLSIHYGAKPIDAGTIYQAFFAFDEGNVDHQIVMHSRLPRALGALMIGAFLAISGALMQGMTRNYLASPSIMGVSDGSVFAVTLCMVFIPSATSVTMISMSLIGSALAVAMVLAFSRLLPNGLTPVGMAVIGTITGTFLSSISAAIAAYFQVSQNVSFWYNARLHLLEPELVKLAVPFAVVGIVLALLLSKSVTILSLGDEVSRGLGQRTVMVKVLATTAVVILTGISVALAGKIAFVGLIIPHMTRFLVGLDYRWIIPCAGLLGGIFLALSDVLSRFMNSPFETPIGVVTAFIGVPFFLYLIYKRGGGKHA; this is translated from the coding sequence ATGCAATCCAGAAAAGCAGCTTCTATGATCATACTATCTGTTTCGCCAGTAGTGATCCTGCTCACGATCTTGCTCTCCATTCATTACGGGGCCAAGCCGATTGATGCGGGGACTATCTATCAAGCTTTCTTTGCCTTTGATGAAGGGAATGTCGATCATCAAATTGTGATGCACTCTCGCTTGCCGCGAGCGTTGGGAGCACTTATGATCGGAGCATTTCTGGCGATATCAGGAGCGTTGATGCAGGGGATGACGAGGAACTATCTCGCGTCCCCCTCTATTATGGGTGTATCTGACGGATCGGTCTTTGCCGTTACCCTATGCATGGTTTTCATTCCATCTGCTACCAGTGTCACGATGATTTCCATGTCCTTGATCGGATCAGCACTCGCAGTCGCGATGGTTCTCGCTTTTTCCCGACTGTTGCCGAACGGTTTGACGCCAGTAGGGATGGCGGTCATCGGAACGATTACGGGAACCTTTTTGAGCAGTATCTCAGCTGCGATTGCTGCTTATTTTCAAGTATCGCAAAACGTCAGCTTTTGGTACAATGCCAGGCTGCATCTCTTGGAGCCAGAACTGGTGAAGCTGGCGGTTCCTTTTGCCGTTGTCGGTATTGTCCTGGCACTTCTTTTGTCTAAATCGGTCACGATTTTGTCCTTGGGCGACGAGGTTTCACGTGGTCTCGGGCAGAGAACCGTGATGGTCAAAGTACTGGCAACGACCGCTGTTGTCATTCTGACAGGCATTTCCGTTGCGTTGGCAGGAAAAATCGCCTTTGTCGGGCTGATTATTCCGCATATGACCCGCTTTTTGGTAGGTCTCGATTATCGATGGATCATTCCATGTGCAGGATTACTGGGCGGCATATTCCTGGCATTGTCTGACGTTCTCAGCCGATTTATGAATAGTCCATTTGAAACCCCAATCGGTGTGGTAACGGCTTTTATTGGCGTTCCGTTCTTCCTCTATTTGATTTACAAGAGAGGAGGGGGAAAGCATGCCTAA
- a CDS encoding ABC transporter substrate-binding protein, translating into MKKIYLGLSIAALTLALTACGGGKEAANNTTATTSAPATTATAEKPADEANKAETRTIKYLDKEYTVPSKTERIVIAGSMESMEDSLVLNVNPVGAISVGGKFPEMFTPITGEAKSIGEKMQPNLETILSLKPDVIMGSSKFPPEVVEKLNKIAPTFPVSHISTNWEANLQLLGELTGKQAEAEKALQAYKAEAEAAKAKLGESLKDKKVLAIRLRQGNIGIYPDKVFFNPVLYADLGLTAPAEVKAAKAQEIISMEKFSQINPDYLFVQFSPDENKDNPKALEDLQNNPIWKSVNAVKNGKVYVNVVDPLAQGGTAWSKTQFLKAAVEKLSAK; encoded by the coding sequence ATGAAAAAGATATACCTAGGCTTGAGCATTGCGGCGCTGACATTGGCTCTGACAGCGTGCGGCGGAGGAAAAGAAGCAGCGAATAACACGACTGCAACTACTTCAGCACCTGCGACAACAGCTACAGCAGAAAAGCCGGCCGATGAAGCTAATAAAGCAGAAACGCGCACGATTAAATATTTGGATAAAGAATACACCGTTCCTAGCAAAACAGAGAGAATCGTCATTGCAGGCAGCATGGAGTCCATGGAAGATTCCCTTGTATTGAACGTAAACCCGGTAGGAGCGATTTCTGTCGGCGGCAAATTCCCGGAGATGTTTACACCGATTACGGGTGAAGCCAAATCCATCGGGGAAAAAATGCAACCGAATCTGGAAACCATCTTGTCCTTGAAACCGGACGTTATTATGGGCAGCAGCAAGTTCCCGCCAGAAGTGGTGGAGAAATTGAACAAAATTGCGCCTACCTTCCCAGTTTCCCACATTTCGACCAACTGGGAAGCGAATCTCCAGCTGTTGGGTGAGCTGACCGGCAAACAAGCGGAAGCAGAAAAAGCGCTCCAAGCGTACAAAGCAGAGGCAGAAGCAGCCAAAGCGAAGCTGGGCGAGAGCTTGAAGGATAAAAAAGTGCTTGCGATTCGTCTGCGTCAAGGCAACATCGGCATCTATCCGGATAAGGTGTTCTTCAATCCGGTTCTGTACGCAGACCTTGGTTTAACTGCTCCTGCAGAAGTAAAAGCGGCGAAAGCGCAAGAAATCATCTCGATGGAAAAATTCAGCCAGATCAACCCGGACTATTTGTTCGTCCAGTTCTCCCCGGATGAGAATAAGGACAATCCGAAAGCATTGGAAGATTTGCAGAACAACCCGATTTGGAAGAGCGTGAATGCAGTGAAAAACGGCAAAGTTTACGTAAACGTGGTTGATCCTCTTGCACAAGGCGGTACAGCTTGGAGCAAAACACAATTCTTGAAGGCGGCTGTAGAAAAATTGTCTGCCAAGTAA